The DNA sequence CTGTTGAGCCCTACAGCCTGATAATTCCTCTCTTATTGTTTGCatcatcaagttttttttttttcattttttgtgtggatAAGTCTCCCCGTTTATATATACCGTATAACATGTGATAATGGTGCAAATTTTTGTACGTCATGTAGATCCCATCAATGTCGAATGATGATTTACAAgacaaataacatatatatgtgATTAAACTTTCATTTCTGGGTGGAGCATATGACTAATGTGGATGTGCCGAGCGGAATGAGTCGTTCCATTAACAAAGCATATCATTTGATCTCTCTGTATGTGGGGCTTTTCATCTATCAAGTGTGCTGTTTCCATGGCTATCTGTTCAAGAGCAATTGGTTAGAtggttaatttcattttttctaaatcATCAACTAAAGTTTTGGGTGCTAACATGATATCAGAATATTGGTTAGTATGGGgacttctttcctttttaaccCTGGTTCTATGGATTGGGTGAAAATAAAACATGAGtggatataattaatttataaatgtagCAGGAAAAAATAGAGGATACAGAGCGATGGGCCTGGCCCAGAAATAGACTATGATGGGCTTCGGTccatatataaaagagaaataaacgATGGGGCATTCCGAGAATTGAACTCGGGACCTCTCGCACCCTAAGCGAGAATCATACCACTAGACCAAATGCCCTTAGATGCTGTCTCCTTGCTCAAAAGCTTTATATCTGAATACATTAATATCTTTATTCCCCTCTATCCAGTGATCACAAATTTCAAAGCCCAAAATTGTAGGCTTCATTTGCGTTCGTTGCACGCATTTGATCATCTAGTAATGAAGCATTGATTCTTGAGATGGATCTTACAGTTTGCCTTTATGTAAATAAGGGTGGTCAAAAGACAGGCAGGACGGACAACCTCAACCACAAGCGTAACAGGAATCCAAAACACCCACCCAACTTTTACCAGAAAAAGTGACTAAAAACTCAAAAGCTTAAGACACAAAATCCAAGAttaatcaaaatacaaaattcgtATTAACAGTACTGAAAGCATCATTATGAGTTTGTCTCACGGGGAGTCAACGAAGCAAGTATCATCATTAACATCGTAAGGGTCTCTTCTTTTTATAGGTGGTGTTACTCTCTGTGTAACTTCTTCTCATTTGACAAATAagttagaaaaataaacaactGCTGAGAATTTTGACTTTTGGAAGCTATCGAGGTGGAGCATATAGTTAGTTGAACTTTAATCTAAACATACCGGCCGGGGACACTAGAATTTACTAATATAGGGCTTCAACGAACCACTTCAAGATATTGAAATGGCCATTAGGCAAAGCAGATATTGTTGTGAGTGCATGCCAAATTAGTCACAGGATTGGGGACAATATATACATgcatctcttctctctcccctCAAGCATCTCTTATTCAGAAAAAACCCgggaaaaaaaacaagcatATCTTGCTCAGTCTAGACCTGTACCAAGTACAAGACATTGATCATCTGCAATCATGTTCTGTATGCAGTTTACAAAATTAGCTTTTTCACGAGccattaaagaagaagaagaaggagaatcTGATTTCATTTggctccgtttggatacaatctcatttcatcattataatttttttaaatttatacataaaatataataaacaattcaactttttcaaattttaaaataataataatattaaaaaataatattttatacaacttttaacttttatttaaaatcatccaatcttactatccaaacggagctTCGGTGTTCTTAAAGAGCACGACAGGTCCATAATTACCCTCATGTTATGGGCAGCgtgttgagaaataatcccACATTCGCTGTGGATaaggtcttggacatgtttataagcaatgaacaatcatctcttgtaaaaCTGGTTTTATGAGacgagttaggcccatgaatttcttcatgttATCAAAGCTTGTCACAGGACGAATGAGGGtctacactacttaccccgtgacaaggaccagaaaaaatactgacctacacgtgagggagggtgttgaggaataattccacattgactgtggataaggtcttgggcatgtttataagtaatgaaaaatcctctcttgtagaaccggttttatgagatgaattaggtCCATAAATTTTTTGACAGCGCATATTAGATGTGGCAATCTTTTGATTATTTCTGTACAGTTTATATTGTAGACATCTTATCAGTAGACATGTTTGCTAGCAAAATAAAATCGAAGTACTTACTGTACTCGATCTGCTACAAAAAAGTTTTATCCGCAACGCAGATATTCAACTTGCATATATGGGCACGTACCGATAGGGAGCAATCTATTTCCTGATTTGCAGATACCAACATTTGGGAACCTAAAGCTGTAGTAAGGATCTTTATGTTAGGGTCATGGAGGACAACAGCGTTGATGGCTCTATTATATGGTAATGACCCAACAGTGGTCAACGGACGATGACAAGAAACTCACCTTTATACCCTAATTAATAATTCTAATCTAATATAACATTGGATTCCCAGGCACCTTTAACATGGCATTCcataatttcaaaaaaacaatGATTAGGTGAAAAATGATCGacttatataacatatatacttcTCGTGCCTAGCTATATAAACCCCACACCTTAAATACCCCCACTTACTCCCACCCTGCACAATCCCATGCAAAAGATGAAGAGGAAAGATATTCAAATATGTCTCTTTTTGGCCTTCGTCTTTATAGCTACTAGAAATTATTCTGCTACGGCCATGAGGATTCGCAAAGCAGAACCAGGTAAGTCCCTAAGCTGGCGCCCTTGCTGATACAATAATGCATACTAAACTGGTATCTTCAGAATTGAGTAGAAACAGACAGATGGTTAATTTCTTTGTTGCTTCCCTAGGTGGCTTCAAGCTCAAACCTGCACAATCGAGTGAAGGTTCAGCGGCTGGATTCTTGTCTGCTACTTGGGTGAGTAGAACTTCTTCCGGGTGGCATCTATTTGTCACTATAGTCTTACATTCAATATGACGGAAACTGCTTGTACATGACTTCTCTTGTTTCATGAAAAGAACAAATCAGGAATGCAGGTCATAGAAAATTATCGTAAAGTTCCTTCAGCACCTAATCCCATTGGAAATCGGCACCCACCAGCCAAGCATGACTGAAAGGAGGCACTCAATGCTCAGCAAAGCAAAACAAATATGGTGAAGATGCATTTATCTTTGTGGCTTATTGGTTAGAAGTTATGTATAACATTTCACTGTCTCGTATTTGCAAAAGGATGTTTTATGTTTGGGATGTAAGTCATATAAACAGAGGGCACCTACCTCTAATACTAACAGTTTGGGATGATTTTGCATACTCGAAGAACCTCAAAACTGTGTCACATATAGCTACTAAATTTTAGATTGGAATTAAATGAGGTACGAACAATATGAGTTTGCAGGAACATAAGGTACAGCTGCCGGAAGCAATTTCCTGCCTGCTCTGCTGTGCTAGTCTTTCTTATATACCTTCCACACTTCAAAGAACTACCCTAAACTATATCTGTCTGAGAAAAATATCTTCATCTGGCATATGGAACCAAGTGGCGTGGAAGGTTGTCTTGTCACGGATCTTTTCCTGAAGGCATACAATTTCTTTCTTGGAGTCCAGACTCCAAAGTATCTCGCTTAAGAGTCATCCTGCttcattaaaaaagttaaaaaaaaaaaaaaaaaaaaaaacaagaagaagaagaagagaaaaaacagTGGCGGCATGGAAACATGATCGTTTAGTCTATTCAAATACCCATCTAATTTTTAAATGGAAGTATTTTGTTCAAAACCTTTACAAATATGATTGGCCAAtcattatttaaagaaaattttctcGGAAATCGCGATTTTTTTTAAGGGACTACCCGGTTATAAGGTTGAAAGATGTGCCCATGCATCGTCAAGGCCTTGTAATTCTCGACAATGAAGCAGGCTGCTATGAGGAGCATTTGAAAACATTGGCTCGATTCATTCCTTCTTGTACAACCCAAGCCCATGTTCCAGAGCCGTTAGTCCGGTACTCCAAAACACCTAGAAAAATAGAACAAAGTGGAAAAAAGCATGCCTATTTAATGCACTAGTCATGTTAAGTATCATCAAAACATGGCCGGTGGCACGGTGCAATGCAATGGCATTCGATTCTTTTTACTGTTTTTTATTCCTGAAAGAAATTTAATAACGTAGAAGATTGCCACATGGATGTCAACGATCGAGGCCCACCAATGTCTAAGCTGTAACCTTATCATTGTCTGTATTTAGTATTTCTTAACACAAGTTATGTACGCAGAAGACAAGTATAACCTTGCAATCCCCGTTGCAGCTGCGTTGTTTCAGAGGAATGACTCTTTGAGGGCACTCTAAACTCTAAAAGTCTCTCACAATTGCTAGCTGATTAATCTCTTCATATCATGGCCAACGACGATTTCAATATCTTAGgaaaattctttttccttctagCTACAGTGGGATCAGCGGCTATCGTGGTCATAATTTACCATTGTATAACTGTTTGTTTTTGTAACCGGCACCCGGCGGCTGCTAACCAAAGCCCTCCACAAAGACTCAGGCGATCACGTTTTGTGTCTGAGATCACAATGGAGACATCTATCGGTAGTACCAGCGCTTCTATGGTCCAACTCATCCCAACGCACAAGTATCAGAAAGGTGTGGACTTGATGGGCGAAGATGGCACTTGTGCCGTGTGCTTGAGCGAATTTGAAGATGGTGAAGAATTACGTACCTTGCCAGGGTGCATGCACTCGTTTCACGTCCCATGCATTGATATGTGGCTCTACTCTCACTCAACTTGCCCGATTTGTCGGTCTGATGCCGCTCCTTTGTCATCAACATTTCATCGTGCAACAATTTCAAGTTCCGACGAGTCCGAGGCACATTCAGTAACGCTGCAAGATATTGTTATACATTCTACGCGGGCATGACAGTGAAAGGTTTGTCCCACTATATTTGCTCAAGGTTTAGTCCTAGGAATCACCTTACCGCTGATGTTTTCAATACATTTATATTGGCTcggatgtttttctttttctcccgcCTCTAGCGCTTGTGCTGTATAGAGAGAAATGTTAACACAACAGGACACCCGGCCGCATGGGGGTTTGATTCCAATATTCAAACTGTGAGCAGGCAATATTTAattgagctttgctacacaatctccaccacactctacactccacacttttttaaatgttttaaatttttaatatttttttaaaatttttttttgagtttattctttttaaattattttaaattttttattcattatttatataataaatatttaataaaagaaaaaaataataaaaattaaaaataatgtggagtgtggaggttgtatgaatagtaggaggttgagtagattttttgtatttaattagcCTTTAACACCAATAATATGGGCCGATTAAATTTGACTGTGGGTTGGATAGGACCATATGCttttaaataaagatttaaTTTACTGTTAAActgcatgcattattaatttattagtcaAATACAGTCTTTGATCATGCGCCATGTCTATAGGGCCAGGGTTGGCCATATGGATGGATGGTTTGGTTTGGCATACTAAATAAATACTCAGAACTGGGCCTAGACAGGTGGCTTAACTGAGGTTAAAAGCCCATCAGAATCTTGGGCTTCACATAAATGCAAAAAAAGGCACATCtgcaatttattttagttgttttaGGCCACCGGAAGGGAAAGCTGGAACCTTTCATTAGAGTGAGAACTGAGTCACTGACTGAATAGTGACCTGTCATACTCAGATTTCAACTTTATTTCACCCTATTTTTACGACAGAAGATATCAAAGTTATTTAGTTGGACATAACTTTATTAACACGGGGATGGAAAATCTTGGTGGGGTTGGTTGTGGGTAAATGCACTGTAGGACAAATTTGCGTCTTTACGTCGCAGACAGTATGATTAAGAGCACGATCTATTCCTCGATCGACCAAAATGGCTTAagatttaaagaaagaaagccGTTCTCACCAGATTTGGGGACACAAAATCAGTGGTGTTAACCATAATAAAAGTAGTATCTTACCAGATATCTCTGATATTTTGTGCTTAAAAAACTACCCAATAAGATAAGCCGAAGTCCTTAAGTCCAAGGTGCAATGATGATCGCTATTTCTTTCCTTACTGAGAATATGCAGTCGAGTTGTTTTGGTACGCAGAGAGTGTCATTTTGTTCTTGCTATAGAAAAAAGTATTCGATTAGCTGTGATGTTGTACGACTTCCGTATAAGCCCAAAACCTTTGTTTGTatgcatatttatattttgtaggCCTCATTATAGCCATACTTTATTTGTTGAGTCGAGGGAAAAACTACAAAATGTCTAGGTTGATGAAAGATTCTTGTTTGTCCTAAATTGCCATTGACCAACATAAAACCGTCGACCATTCCTTTCAAGTGGTAAAATCTTAAACAATGGGTATTTTAGTACATTAGCCACGATAGAATTATTACATGGGATATCACTTTCAGCTGTGATCTCATGTGAGCATCCCTCGAAGGACGCGACAACTCAATTAACCATAACCAGTGAGGCGTTTACCGACTTCTTTTGCTCGGTCCGTTTTTTGGATAAAgagaatctttttattttattttattttattttattgtctgGTTAAAAGACAAGAGTGTCCACCGTTTAATAGTTTAGCCGTTTGGGATTAAAGTGAAAAGGGATTTACAGTCATGCTCCATGATTCAAGAGTGTGATTTTCAGAGAGAAACAGAGCCTTTGGATATGATTTAGCAGGTGGCTGTTTTGGGCTTGTCTTCGCATATAGGAGTTAGGAAATACTTTAAAGGTTTTCACTTAAGAGAGGCTGCGAGTTTGATACATATCTCTTCTCAGTTGTAGTGAGAGTTCATGATCTGGGTTCTTGGGCTTGTCCGCTGTTCATATAAGATCGAGACCGTTCAGAATTCCCTAGtaagcttttttttctttcactttcctGGGTTTTTCTTGCAGCGGAAACAAAAGGGTTTCAACTTTTCCAGTATAGTTTAGTTCGATGGTTTTACAACTAAGCTATTGCAGTGGAAGTTGATCTTTCTATGTTTAATTTGAGGTAAGATCTAATGTGATTTGAATGCAAAGATGAAATCATTGAGTAGTGTAGGACTTGCTCTGAGTGTAGTTTTTGGTTGCCTCTTCTTGGCTCTTGTTGCGGAGCTTTACTACTTATTGTGGTGGAAGAAGAGGTTAACCAACAGAGAGATGGAAAATGATTACAGCGGCCCAGCAAGCGAGCTGTTCTACATGTTTTGCTGGAAAAAGTCTACTTCTTTGAGGCACACAGCTTTGGATCCCCAAGAACTCCGTTCTTCTATGGGAATCACAGGCACCCTTGTCCATGAACCAGAAGGCCAGCTTCATATGCAGTCAAACAAGGATTTTTTGCTTAAACCCTTCGGAGATGATGACATGGAGACAGAGTTCATGAGGCTGCAAAACCTCTCAGGCCCTCCGAGATTCCTGTTCACAATTATAGAGGAAACCAAAGAGGATTTAGAATCTGACGATGGCAAGTCTAGGGGTGACAAGAGTGGAAAGGGCTCCAGAAGTAGAAGCTTAAGCGATTTGCTTCTACCATCGGAGACACCGTATTTGACCCCCCTGGCTTCCCCATCTTTTTTCACTCCCCCTGTCACTCCTATGAATTCTTACAATCAGCATGGATTCAACCCTCTCTTTGAATCAGCAACAGATGCAGAGTTCAAAAGCATAAAGTCCTCACCTCCTCCAAAGTTCAAGTTCTTAAAGGATGCAGAAgagaaactaaaaagaaaattaatagaaGAAGCCAAGGAAAAGGTTCATAGCGCCGATGAGGATGTCCAAGAAAACAGAAATCCAGCTTCCCCATCAAAGTTTCATAAAGACGAGGAAGATGGGCCTTTCATCACAATCATTGTTGATAAGCATAAAGAAAGAGATGTTAATCACCATCCACTACAGTACCATTCAAGCACTTCACAGGTACTTCCTCTAGCTTCTTCACCCTCATCATTCCTATCACCGATTAACAAGAAGCCCAGTTTACATTAGAGTTCCATTAACCAAAATGAAATGGGTCTGTCCTCACAGGCACTTCAtctaattatcttttattaGATGTTTTCATCTGTCAGGTTCTTGTGTTTATCTCAATTTCTTTTGAGGGGTTTGGGGATGCAGTTACAGGTTAAACATTCTTAACCCTTGTGCTCTGAATCTTTTGTTTTTGGGGACGGGGGCACATTCTCTGCAACTTTGACATGGAGAAGTGGGTCTGATGCAAGTGGTGGGGGACCTGTggagttatttgttttattcaaTCTCCATGTCTCCTGAGTTGTCTCATAGCTGTAATTCTCATGAGTGATGGTCCAACTGATGCTATTGTCGAACCAGCTCTGCAAAAGCTTTTTTCCCCGCTAAATTTCTAGCCTTTATTCgttgtttatcttttttttttttttttcccggttAGAAGGAAAGTTTAGTAAAAGCCACGAGGCAATCGAATACCAAGGAGCCCGGTGATAGCATAAAACCCCCGGCATCTGGTGAAATCACAGTTACCAAAGCACGAAGAAATAGGGTATTTGTGGGCCAAAAGGTAGGTGGTAGGTTAGGGTTTGCATGATGAACCATTCAACAAAGTGACAAAGTTGGAAAAGGGGGGTTTATGAGATGCGCCACCTTCGGCTTTTCATAAACAACAAAGGAGGCAAATGCCCGTGAAAATGTCTCGTGGTAGTAAAAGCCAAAAGCTACAGACACTGTAGAATCATCATACACACCACCCTTTATCAGCTCTTTAAGAGTATGCAGCAGCATGATTTTATTATTGCCATACAACCAAAGCTGACCCAGACCTTGTTGCTACTTGCATTCTTTACTGATCCAACCTGACACTCCTCGGACTTCCCTTGTATGACATTTAAATAGCTACAATTATGTCAATGGGAAGGATTAATTCgaacaattactaacaattcATTAGTATACGGGCATTCCATACGCTGCAAACTTCATATGCGGATTGAGATTCGGACTACGCAATCGTGCTCAACTGCATCATTGTTGAGAGCAACTTTAGAgcataaaaaaagaacaagaaatatcAAGGTTCACGATGAGCAACGCGATCTCATAAATCAGGCATCGGTGGCAGCGAAAACATTATACCACAAaccttatttttcattttatgctttacaaagaagaaaaaagtattttagaaCATACAGATGCAAGGTGATTATATTAAATGAAGTAATGAGTGAGTtagataatttgaatttgaattcaatCGCTGCTTGCCCAATTTAGCATGAGAGTGCAACcaattcctttttttgtgaTCAAATTCCATATATATGAATGTTACAGAgccaataaaatgaaaaagagtttCAAAGTTAGAGCCCTGCAGCCAAATCTGTTATTGGGCTGAACGCAGAGCAAGTTCATACCGGATTCTCCCAAGAGGCTGAATGAAGTGAATCCACAATAGGAGTTGTAAAGCTTACTCCCCATCTGGCTGTTGGAGGTTTCTCATTGATGTCAATACTGTCTCAAAGTCGATACTTGAGAAGTTGTATCCAACAATCTTTAGTATGGCTAGGGCACCATATGTGCTTGCCAAGTGACTGCCGTTGTGACTCAAAACCTTAGATAAAGTCGTAGAACAGAATGCTATTATAACAAACACAGCAGAAAACAGAATGATCGAAATTTAAGCGCACAATCTGTTTGTTACACCCCATTATTGTCTGGAGGAAATTGAGAAGTGCTTGAACCATGGAACGCCTAAAATTGTCCTGCATAAAACTAATAAGGCATCTCAGCCAACAGCAGCAGTGCAACGCACTACACCAACAATGCATAGTACAGTCAATGCACCACAGAGAGAATATTCTGGAATGCTGTAGCATTTAGACTATAACAGAATGTAATAGCTAGAGTGACATCTGTCAAAATGTGATAGGAGAAGGAATCAAGGTTGTTATGAACATTGTCTATAAATAGTATGATGTAATACACTTTTCAATAGAATGGAATGATGGAATCCGAGAGCATCTCTGAGTCTGCATTGTCTTAAACATTTTCTCAAACACCCTATGTCCTTTCTATTGTTTAGCAAAAACCAAGAGCTTTATAACATTTTCTTTACTTTTGAGTTACCTGAGTGAATTATAGAAAACATGCTTAAAAGGGAAGGCTCCCAGAAAATATAGATAGAGTTATGTGCGATTAATATTAGTAAGCGAGCGCATGCCATCTTTCAGTTcagctttatttttttggtgagCTTGCAAGGATAAAACCCAGTTGGCAATTGCATCCTTGCCATTTGCCAACCTAAAATGCctataaaataaacacgtaattagATTTGTTTTTCTAAAGTAAGTTGTTTGATTCAACCATGTGGTTGTGAACATAATCAAGTGCCTATCATGATACGAACATCACTCACTCTCCGCACTATGACCTcgggagaaggaagaaaaaaggttGGACATCCCCAACATTAATTCCTTCGAGTCATTGCGAAATAATAAAGTGAACAAAAAATAAGGAAACACCAGATTATGATGCTTGGCTGCAGTAGGATCAAAACCAAACATTGAAATCAGGACACTCAACCATGGTTAAAAAAAATccgaaatatctcaaaaattCAGAAGCAGACGTAAGATGGAGCTACAATAATCCAACTTTCCAAAGCAAAAACgcaaaaacaaagaatatatGAAAGTACACTAAAAACCCTGTTTCTTTTCACCCGCGAAAGCAAaatggaagagagagggagagaggggtaCGCGATCGAGGGCGGAGAGGAGGTGGAGACCGGAGATGACAAAGAAGGCGAGGGTGAGGTGGTTGATCTCCTGGTCCTGGTAGGGCGTCGGCAACAGATGGTACTACATCATCTCCTGGTAAATCACGTGCCTATCCCTCCCGAACACCGAAGAATGAGACGACGGGGATGGAGGCTTATCCAATGGCAATGGTTCACGGTCCGATTCCTTGGCTTCCTTCCTTCGAGTGTTTGAGTTTGTTCTTGTATACGTAAGATCTATTGCGTTGCAGGATCTTTGCActttattttttcccctttttcgcTAGATTGTAGGGATCTAGCTCAAGAGTCTTTTCAAGGTTCCCGATGCAGCCACGTCGGATACTCGGGGCAGGATGAGGAGTCGAATACACTGTTCACGTCACTCTTGGATAggtaaatttttgaaaaaatctagaTCACACTCTATTGTTTGTTTTCACCCAGCACAATCAACGGgttgggtgaaaaaaaaaaagaaaaaaaaaaaaattctttacaGTGTGCTGCGACTTTCGACTGCTCTTAagcatttctctaaatttttagttggtttattttttatttcaatattcaaatttaaaacttttttttttgttattaaaaaaaacctaaaaaggttaaaaaaaatccattattttttaaaagaattcgAATGCATTTACAGgttatttaattttaacaaaatagattttatatcatatacttTGATAAAAacctttaaataatttatatctattatattcttaaataatatatattatatcagaaATTGAATTtccttttattgtttaaaaaatgatattttattttttctaaaaaataaaagtttttaacaaaattaattttaatattaaaataaataccagtTTATACAACTTTtcgaataataatatcaaacaatacatttcacaatatatattgatatgtaaATGATATGGGTTGATCTCGGAAAGTTATACGGCTTCGTCTCCCTGCTTCCCCAGCCGTAACTCCCTAAGAACCTGACCGATTTCACGCTACAAGTCCTAAACCCCAGCCTCGCCCTCCTTCTAACACGCCCGCGCGCATATACAAATAACAAAAGTAGCAGAGTAATTTCGTCGAGCGCTTGGGTTGCAAGATTGCGAAATCCACGTAGTCATGAAGGGCAAGAAGGCAACGGTTTTGACGTTTGCAGATAAATGCAAGGTTCTCTCGCTACCTCCCTCCattcccccttctctctctctctctctctctgcgaaTCAAAATTTGATATCATCTGTAACGCTAATTTAGCTTGCTGTTTTCGCACGATGATATCTCTAACTTCTGGTGGCTTTAGATTGTTAACACTAACGATAAAAGGTATTGCAGAACATATTGGCTTCAAACTGGCAAGGCCACCTTAATACCATTAAAGCTGACGCCAAAGGAAGGTATCCTTACCATGCTCAAacgatttgttttatttattttttctcaactatatataaCTTCGTAAAGCCTCTTTGTCGACTTTAGCTTTGTATATGCTTGGTTATTAGCGATtaagtaaaaaagtaaaaaaactaaGTAAAGAATCATGTTAGAAGTCtaacaaaatctttttttttttataagtaagaagtcTAACACAATCTTACAATCGTTTTGTTTTTGGTAATCGAGCTGATGATTTTATAAACCAAATGACGCATTCCATGGATTTGGATATTGtagattattttctttctttgttattttcttcaaattgtttGTATGGCTACTGTTATTTGATGAGAGAAAACGCTACTTTGCACATTAGTAACGGGGGTTCTTCGCTTATACTTTGTATGAATGTTTAAGTAAGGAGGATATTTACACATCAAAGGTTAAATACATACTCAGAAGAGGGAAGCCATACATTTGGGTGCCTGAAAAGGATTTGCATAATGTGGTAAGTCCCTCTTTGTGGTGCATTCAGTTTTATATGCCCGCAACAAGTATGATAtccttaattcattttttttacttaatgtaGAACACAATCATCGATGAGCGTGGTTCATTTGCTGTGTCCAGTCCCATCCCAGGACCACTGACAAGCTTACTTGGATCGATGAAAAAGGTTGTTGATGATTTGGAATTGCATTGCTTCTTTTTCCTTGTTCAACTAGTCTATGAAGATTTCTTTGTTGTGctcctaaaatatttttccccCTCGAGTGCTTCCATTCACAAACTATAGTAACAAGACATGTAGCTGTATTGTATAATCTATATACAATTATTCTGAATTGTAAGAGTCGATGTTGATTTATTCACCTTCTGCAGCTACCAGCTCGGGTTGCTCTGACTGGGGATGTAGAGCCTCTTAAAGATGGAAAGGTATTCTAACTCCACTTAATGATAATGGAACATGCTGGCTCAAAATGGCGTTAATAATtgatctctctttttctttttgaaaaaaaaaataattttgattttataaccTATTAATTCTGGTCTTTGACTTCAATCTCTCCACTTATTTAATGCGTATTTTTAGTTTGTTCTTTGCTGTTATCGTTGGTGTGTAATTTAGCTCCGATAACTTTTCCTCAAAAGTAATTGCAGTTCAGTATCTTACCTAAATGTGGAGCCAGACCTTGATTTGCCATATTCTTTCAAATTGTTTTaccttaatatttttcaatgtgatatttataacatttcatatttgactatttttttttctt is a window from the Juglans regia cultivar Chandler chromosome 7, Walnut 2.0, whole genome shotgun sequence genome containing:
- the LOC108986341 gene encoding CLAVATA3/ESR (CLE)-related protein 46-like → MQKMKRKDIQICLFLAFVFIATRNYSATAMRIRKAEPGGFKLKPAQSSEGSAAGFLSATWNKSGMQVIENYRKVPSAPNPIGNRHPPAKHD
- the LOC108986315 gene encoding RING-H2 finger protein ATL52-like, yielding MANDDFNILGKFFFLLATVGSAAIVVIIYHCITVCFCNRHPAAANQSPPQRLRRSRFVSEITMETSIGSTSASMVQLIPTHKYQKGVDLMGEDGTCAVCLSEFEDGEELRTLPGCMHSFHVPCIDMWLYSHSTCPICRSDAAPLSSTFHRATISSSDESEAHSVTLQDIVIHSTRA
- the LOC108986381 gene encoding uncharacterized protein LOC108986381; translated protein: MKSLSSVGLALSVVFGCLFLALVAELYYLLWWKKRLTNREMENDYSGPASELFYMFCWKKSTSLRHTALDPQELRSSMGITGTLVHEPEGQLHMQSNKDFLLKPFGDDDMETEFMRLQNLSGPPRFLFTIIEETKEDLESDDGKSRGDKSGKGSRSRSLSDLLLPSETPYLTPLASPSFFTPPVTPMNSYNQHGFNPLFESATDAEFKSIKSSPPPKFKFLKDAEEKLKRKLIEEAKEKVHSADEDVQENRNPASPSKFHKDEEDGPFITIIVDKHKERDVNHHPLQYHSSTSQVLVFISISFEGFGDAVTG